A stretch of DNA from Paenibacillus albus:
CGGCTCCAGCACGACCGTCTGCAATTCCCGCCAGCCGCCGTAAGAAGCGAACATCCAGCAGCTTGGCAGCACGTCGTTATCATAGCTGAGGCCGAAGCCGATGCCTTCGCGCGTATGCGTAATGGCGCACCAGCCCGCCTTCATATCTGTCGCATATTGGAATTCGCTGACGCCGGACTCAGGCGATAGTGCTTTTCGCATATCGTGCTTCTCGCCTTTATCATCCTCGGCATATGGCCATTCGTACGTGAACGACGTCCTGCCTGTACGCGGCGACCCGAACCCTTCCACCATCATATTGCTCGCCGGCAGATCGATGCGGGAATGCTCGTCCGCTGCCATTGCAGCGTGGAGCTTCCATAAGTAAGGCTGGGGCTTACGCCCGAGATTCGTAATCGTATGCTGAAAGCGCAGCTTCGCTTCGCCTGCCCGCAGCGTAATGCGTTTGCTCAGACGGCTTGCCGTAATCGGCGTTTCCACCCACATGTGCAAGGTTACTGCTTCTGCATCTGCACGTTCAATCGCGTATTGCCAAGGCAGTGTCCAGATCTCCCCGTGATCGGGCAGCAGCTCGTCATTGATCAACTCGGCCACATCGTTTGGATACAGCTCATCCCAGCCGCCGAAGAAATGATCGTCGTAATTCGTATGCAGCCCCACCTTGCGGGGCTTAATACGAGGATGCTGCCAGAGGAAGTCCTTGCCTCTAGGCTTGAACGTAATTTGCCAAATCTTCGCCCCGAGATCCGGCATGACGACCACGCGCAGCTTCTCGTTCTCTATTACGACAGTCCGAATATCGTTGTACGTCCAATTCGTATCTACAGTAACTGGCGACACAGCGGCACACTCCTATTCCGTAATCGTGGCAAGCAGGTCTGCACGAAGCGGCGTGAAGGTTTCCACGACAACCGAGTCTTCGAGCGCCTTTACTTCATGAACCGCATCGCCCGGCACGACGATCTGCTCGCCTGCTCCGGCAATGATTGTCTCGCCGTTC
This window harbors:
- a CDS encoding DUF4432 family protein, which produces MSPVTVDTNWTYNDIRTVVIENEKLRVVVMPDLGAKIWQITFKPRGKDFLWQHPRIKPRKVGLHTNYDDHFFGGWDELYPNDVAELINDELLPDHGEIWTLPWQYAIERADAEAVTLHMWVETPITASRLSKRITLRAGEAKLRFQHTITNLGRKPQPYLWKLHAAMAADEHSRIDLPASNMMVEGFGSPRTGRTSFTYEWPYAEDDKGEKHDMRKALSPESGVSEFQYATDMKAGWCAITHTREGIGFGLSYDNDVLPSCWMFASYGGWRELQTVVLEPCTGYPVGLQDGIERGTHQILEPGETVSCSIVASIYEGLSAVDNIDANGEVTGTAFVPGP